Proteins found in one Amycolatopsis umgeniensis genomic segment:
- a CDS encoding ABC transporter ATP-binding protein/permease — protein sequence MARGFQGAVMRGFGARDHEATVVEREEITPRFVRIRFVSPTLFEDVVVEPTAWLRFWFPDPDGGPTEFQRAYTLTEADPETGTFAVDVVLHEPAGPASRWLGEARPGSKVPVMSLGSSSFAVPVEPPAGYLLIGDSASIPAINAILEVVPAELPVELYLEEHDDTDRLIPLGEHARLAVHWVPRGDATTLAAAIETRDWSDWQAWLAPEAGSLKHLKTRLRETFGFPKSEVHGRAYWYYGRAMGAFRGEKEEPAAETPKPVEKAPKGAWRAQAAGRLLAPVRRTLIFAGILQAVVTLIRLAPFVLLVELVRRLLAGGGSLWALGVSALVLLGVGTLLESAVVLWLHAADARFARDLRQRLLGKLARLPLGWFTARGSGAVAKLVQGDTLSLHYLVTHAVPDAVAAVVAPVAVLAYLFAVDWRLALVLLVPILVYLVTTSIMVVQSGPKTGQAMRWAERMAGEAGAYLEGQPVIRVFGGAAASSFRRRLDEYIGFLGDWQRPFTGKKTMLDFATRPATFLLLITGVGTLMVAGGGTEPVTLIPFLLLGTTFGARLLGIGYGLGGVREGMLAARRIQVVLDEPELSTVELKARDGVEPGTVELDRVGFAYRTGVPVLEDVTLTLRPGTVTALVGPSGAGKSTLAALVARFHDVTEGAIRVGGADIRSFAADELYGRVGFVLQDPQLVQGTVRENIALAVPDATDEQVVAAARDAQIHERILRLPQGYDTVLGAGSQLSGGERQRVAIARAILADAPVLVLDEATAFADPESEYLVQQALDRLTAGRTVLVIAHRLHTVTGADRIVVLDRGEIAESGTHEELLASDGRYARLWQAGAGAGVTA from the coding sequence ATGGCGCGCGGGTTCCAAGGCGCGGTGATGCGGGGTTTCGGTGCGAGAGACCACGAAGCGACCGTCGTCGAACGAGAAGAGATAACGCCGCGATTCGTGCGGATCCGGTTCGTCTCGCCGACGTTGTTCGAGGACGTCGTCGTGGAGCCGACGGCCTGGCTCCGGTTCTGGTTCCCGGACCCGGACGGCGGCCCGACCGAGTTCCAGCGCGCGTACACGCTGACCGAGGCCGATCCAGAGACCGGAACGTTCGCTGTCGACGTCGTCCTGCACGAGCCCGCCGGTCCCGCGTCGCGGTGGCTGGGTGAAGCGCGACCGGGGTCGAAGGTTCCGGTGATGTCCCTGGGTTCCTCGTCCTTCGCGGTCCCCGTCGAACCACCCGCCGGCTATCTGCTCATCGGTGACTCCGCCTCGATCCCCGCGATCAACGCGATCCTCGAAGTGGTCCCGGCCGAACTCCCCGTCGAGCTGTACCTCGAGGAACACGACGACACCGACCGGCTGATCCCGCTGGGCGAGCACGCGCGGCTGGCCGTGCACTGGGTGCCGCGCGGGGACGCGACCACGCTGGCCGCGGCGATCGAGACGCGCGACTGGTCGGACTGGCAGGCGTGGCTCGCGCCGGAAGCCGGTTCGCTCAAACATCTCAAGACCCGGTTGCGGGAGACGTTCGGATTCCCCAAATCCGAGGTGCACGGCCGGGCGTACTGGTACTACGGCCGCGCCATGGGTGCTTTCCGCGGTGAGAAGGAAGAACCGGCCGCCGAAACCCCGAAGCCCGTCGAGAAGGCGCCCAAGGGAGCTTGGCGGGCACAGGCCGCCGGACGGCTCCTCGCGCCGGTGCGGCGGACGCTGATCTTCGCCGGGATTTTGCAGGCCGTCGTGACGCTGATCCGGCTCGCGCCGTTCGTGCTGCTGGTGGAACTGGTCCGGCGGCTGCTCGCGGGCGGCGGATCGCTGTGGGCGCTCGGCGTCTCGGCGCTGGTGCTGCTCGGCGTGGGGACACTGCTCGAATCCGCGGTCGTGCTCTGGCTGCACGCCGCCGACGCGCGGTTCGCCCGCGACCTGCGGCAGCGGTTGCTGGGCAAACTCGCGAGGCTGCCGCTGGGCTGGTTCACCGCCCGCGGTTCGGGCGCGGTCGCGAAACTCGTGCAGGGTGACACGCTCTCGCTGCACTACCTCGTCACGCACGCCGTCCCCGACGCGGTGGCGGCCGTCGTCGCGCCGGTCGCGGTGCTGGCCTACCTGTTCGCGGTGGACTGGCGGCTCGCCCTCGTCCTGCTCGTCCCGATCCTCGTCTACCTCGTCACCACGTCGATCATGGTCGTCCAATCGGGACCCAAGACCGGACAGGCGATGCGCTGGGCGGAACGGATGGCAGGCGAAGCGGGTGCGTACCTGGAAGGGCAGCCGGTGATCCGCGTGTTCGGCGGTGCCGCGGCGTCGTCGTTCCGGCGGCGGCTCGACGAGTACATCGGCTTCCTCGGCGACTGGCAGCGGCCGTTCACCGGCAAGAAGACCATGCTCGACTTCGCCACCCGGCCCGCCACCTTCCTGCTCCTGATCACCGGCGTCGGCACGCTGATGGTGGCGGGCGGCGGCACGGAACCGGTGACGCTGATCCCGTTCCTCCTGCTGGGCACCACTTTCGGCGCACGGCTGCTGGGGATCGGCTACGGTCTCGGCGGCGTCCGCGAGGGGATGCTCGCCGCACGCCGGATCCAGGTCGTCCTCGACGAACCCGAACTGTCCACAGTGGAGCTGAAAGCCAGGGACGGCGTCGAGCCGGGCACAGTGGAGCTCGACAGGGTGGGCTTCGCCTACCGCACCGGCGTTCCCGTACTGGAAGACGTCACTCTCACCTTGCGTCCCGGCACGGTGACCGCGCTGGTCGGCCCGTCGGGCGCGGGGAAGTCGACCCTCGCCGCCCTGGTCGCGCGCTTCCACGACGTGACCGAGGGGGCGATCCGGGTCGGTGGTGCCGACATCCGCTCGTTCGCCGCCGACGAACTCTACGGCCGGGTGGGATTCGTGCTGCAGGATCCGCAACTCGTCCAGGGAACCGTGCGGGAGAACATCGCCCTCGCCGTCCCCGACGCCACCGACGAGCAGGTCGTCGCCGCGGCCCGCGACGCGCAGATCCACGAGCGGATCCTGCGGCTGCCGCAGGGTTACGACACCGTCCTCGGCGCCGGCTCCCAGCTGTCCGGCGGGGAGCGCCAGCGGGTCGCCATCGCCCGCGCGATCCTCGCCGACGCCCCCGTCCTCGTCCTCGACGAGGCGACCGCTTTCGCCGATCCCGAGTCGGAGTACCTCGTGCAACAAGCACTCGACCGGCTCACCGCGGGCCGGACCGTCCTGGTCATCGCCCATCGCCTGCACACCGTCACCGGCGCCGACCGGATCGTGGTCCTCGACCGCGGGGAGATCGCCGAGAGCGGGACCCACGAAGAACTGCTGGCTTCGGACGGCCGTTACGCCCGGCTGTGGCAGGCCGGGGCAGGCGCGGGGGTGACCGCGTGA
- a CDS encoding TetR/AcrR family transcriptional regulator, with protein sequence MPNIGGRPARIGMDDILRAGRELGMRGLSVKAVAARLGVTATALYRHVDGRWGLERLVGESILAELRLRDDPGHGLEQHLLSFALQMRAFVLEHPGLVAYLQLLFPRGDGGQRLLNAEVDALVRRGYEPGAAIVLSGAVASLTIAMTASEENSMTAEESDGDGLDRERQAVRERLSRDDRLAEPSAALPQVPRPEYVRLVLTASIRGLIGSCPPGRPVVEMVADLAATGEGL encoded by the coding sequence ATGCCGAACATCGGTGGCCGTCCGGCCAGGATCGGGATGGACGACATCCTGCGGGCCGGTCGTGAGCTCGGGATGCGCGGGCTCAGTGTCAAGGCGGTCGCCGCCCGGCTGGGGGTGACCGCGACCGCCCTCTACCGGCACGTCGACGGGCGCTGGGGGCTCGAGCGGTTGGTCGGGGAGAGCATTCTGGCCGAGCTGAGGCTCCGGGACGATCCCGGGCACGGCCTCGAACAGCACTTGCTGTCCTTCGCCCTGCAGATGCGGGCCTTCGTGCTGGAGCATCCGGGCCTCGTCGCCTATCTGCAACTGCTGTTCCCGCGTGGCGACGGCGGCCAGCGCCTGCTGAACGCCGAGGTCGACGCCCTCGTCCGCCGCGGTTACGAGCCCGGAGCGGCGATCGTGCTCAGTGGCGCCGTCGCGTCGCTGACCATCGCGATGACCGCGTCCGAGGAGAACAGCATGACGGCCGAGGAGAGTGACGGCGACGGGCTGGATCGTGAGCGGCAGGCGGTCCGCGAGCGGTTGTCGCGTGACGATCGGCTCGCCGAGCCGTCCGCCGCGTTGCCGCAGGTCCCGCGGCCCGAGTACGTGCGGCTTGTGCTGACCGCGTCGATTCGCGGGCTGATCGGGTCCTGCCCGCCGGGCAGGCCGGTCGTCGAGATGGTGGCCGATCTGGCGGCCACCGGGGAGGGTCTGTGA
- a CDS encoding S8 family serine peptidase, translating into MRDKTKTLLALGLLTPLLALGAGTAVAAEAEGVVIPAKEHYGDQYIVVLHDVAAAGQAASVDLAKRYGGEVRSVWAATVRGFSAKSMTPAEARKLAADPSVKAVYEDGTARGTGTQQNPTWGLDRVDQKNLPLDKAYTYPNEGTGVTAYDLDSGINPSNPEYEGRASLGKDFMGGDGKDCNGHGSHTAGTIASKTYGVAKKVKIVGLKVLGCDNTGPDSGIIDAVDWVTANAQKPAVANMSLTMDAPGVGDDALKRSIASGVVYGVAAGNASTDACNTSPARVPEAITVNASDSADNRSSFSNYGSCTDIFAPGTNITSLSPTNGGSAGMSGTSMATPHVVGAAALYLSANPGATPQQVRDALVNGATAGVIKNAGSGSPNKLLNVSSIGTGGPGPKCGAKSNTTPVSIPDAGAAVTSSVTQEGCDGKASSSLPVKVDVSHTYSADLVLDLIGPSGKAYRLKGSGGVGSADGVHQTFTVDASGESANGTWKLSAQDVYRFDTGSIDGFTVTF; encoded by the coding sequence ATGCGTGACAAGACGAAAACCCTGTTGGCACTAGGCCTGTTGACCCCGCTTCTCGCGCTCGGTGCCGGAACGGCCGTCGCCGCCGAGGCCGAAGGCGTGGTGATCCCCGCCAAGGAACACTACGGCGACCAGTACATCGTCGTCCTCCACGACGTCGCCGCTGCCGGGCAGGCAGCGTCTGTCGATCTGGCGAAGCGGTACGGCGGCGAGGTCCGCTCGGTCTGGGCCGCGACCGTCCGCGGCTTCTCGGCCAAGAGCATGACCCCGGCCGAAGCGCGGAAGCTGGCCGCGGACCCGTCGGTCAAGGCCGTCTACGAAGACGGCACCGCTCGCGGCACGGGCACCCAGCAGAATCCGACGTGGGGCCTGGACCGGGTCGACCAGAAGAACCTTCCGCTCGACAAGGCCTACACCTATCCCAACGAGGGCACGGGCGTCACCGCCTACGACCTCGACAGCGGTATCAACCCGTCGAACCCGGAATACGAAGGCCGCGCCAGCCTCGGCAAGGACTTCATGGGTGGCGACGGCAAGGACTGCAACGGGCACGGCAGTCACACGGCGGGCACGATCGCCAGCAAGACCTACGGCGTCGCGAAGAAGGTCAAGATCGTCGGGCTGAAGGTCTTGGGCTGCGACAACACCGGCCCGGACTCGGGCATCATCGACGCCGTCGACTGGGTGACGGCGAACGCCCAGAAGCCCGCGGTGGCGAACATGAGCCTGACCATGGACGCGCCCGGCGTCGGTGACGACGCGCTCAAGCGGTCGATCGCCTCGGGCGTCGTGTACGGAGTCGCGGCGGGCAACGCCTCCACCGACGCCTGCAACACCAGCCCGGCCCGGGTGCCGGAGGCGATCACCGTCAACGCCTCGGACTCCGCCGACAACCGGTCGTCGTTCTCCAACTACGGAAGCTGCACCGACATCTTCGCGCCCGGCACGAACATCACGTCGCTGAGCCCCACCAACGGTGGCTCGGCCGGCATGAGCGGGACCTCGATGGCGACGCCGCACGTCGTCGGCGCGGCCGCGCTCTACCTGTCGGCCAACCCGGGCGCGACGCCGCAACAGGTCCGGGACGCGCTGGTGAACGGCGCGACCGCGGGCGTCATCAAGAACGCGGGCAGCGGTTCGCCGAACAAACTGCTCAACGTCTCGTCCATCGGCACCGGCGGCCCCGGCCCGAAATGCGGCGCCAAGTCGAACACCACGCCGGTGTCCATTCCGGACGCCGGAGCCGCGGTGACCAGTTCGGTGACCCAGGAAGGCTGTGACGGCAAGGCTTCGTCGTCCTTGCCGGTCAAGGTGGACGTTTCGCACACCTACAGCGCCGACCTCGTCCTCGACCTGATCGGGCCGAGCGGCAAGGCCTACCGGCTCAAGGGTTCCGGCGGTGTCGGCTCGGCCGACGGCGTGCACCAGACCTTCACGGTCGACGCCTCCGGCGAGTCGGCGAACGGCACCTGGAAGCTGAGCGCGCAGGACGTCTATCGCTTCGACACAGGTTCGATCGACGGGTTCACTGTCACCTTCTGA
- a CDS encoding trypsin-like serine protease, with protein MSRKRIFGVVALTMAALAPAAGIAGAAPDGTPRAIAPTDAAPLPTGGVHGQSIGGSPASVKDYPYVIAALREGGSRPKGQSCSGSVIAPRKVMVAAHCKELAGEKSVLYGLDDLKGAGGAQLKAVDYKLHPRFTQPWNGYDVAVITVDGDIPVPPGGYAKVATSADTGLETPGKDGFSLGYGKKDINDSTQDVTLHKLTLPIVNASQCTGVENGVDPKTMICAGYSDGRKTVLPGDSGGPFVVNGKVVGVTSWSRSDFRWYSVYSRLNNEMGDWVAEQIGGEQPGDAFTLAASPSSVKVLPGKYVSASVTSKPGKNGAENITLSASGLPEGAKATFQPATIKAGEVAKLTIETASGTPEKAYQVTISGKGTTETATAGLTLTVGAGEPPVGDLKVTVNPSSGSGRAGSLVSATVTATGGSGSITLSASGSGLPINPMFSPQSVSSGGSSTMQVFAPFKPGTYPVTVTAKDSGGKTATTTYTLTVQ; from the coding sequence GTGAGCAGAAAACGGATCTTCGGCGTGGTCGCCCTGACCATGGCCGCGCTGGCGCCGGCGGCGGGTATCGCCGGTGCGGCACCGGACGGCACCCCACGCGCCATCGCCCCGACCGACGCCGCGCCCCTGCCGACGGGCGGCGTCCACGGCCAGAGCATCGGCGGCTCGCCCGCGTCGGTCAAGGACTACCCGTACGTGATCGCCGCCCTGCGGGAAGGCGGTTCGCGGCCGAAGGGGCAGAGCTGCTCCGGCTCGGTCATCGCGCCGCGGAAGGTCATGGTCGCGGCCCACTGCAAGGAACTGGCCGGCGAGAAGAGCGTCCTTTATGGACTGGACGACCTCAAGGGCGCCGGCGGCGCTCAGCTGAAGGCCGTCGACTACAAGCTGCATCCCAGGTTCACCCAGCCCTGGAACGGATACGACGTCGCGGTGATCACCGTCGACGGTGACATCCCGGTGCCGCCCGGCGGGTACGCGAAGGTCGCCACCTCCGCCGACACCGGTCTGGAGACGCCCGGCAAGGACGGGTTCAGCCTCGGCTACGGCAAGAAGGACATCAACGACTCGACCCAGGACGTCACGCTGCACAAGCTGACCCTGCCGATCGTCAACGCGAGCCAGTGCACCGGCGTGGAGAACGGCGTCGACCCGAAGACGATGATCTGCGCCGGGTACTCCGACGGCCGCAAGACCGTCCTGCCCGGTGACAGCGGTGGCCCGTTCGTCGTCAACGGGAAGGTCGTCGGGGTCACCTCCTGGAGCCGCAGCGATTTCCGCTGGTACAGCGTCTACAGCAGGCTCAACAACGAGATGGGGGACTGGGTCGCCGAGCAGATCGGCGGCGAGCAGCCGGGTGACGCCTTCACGCTGGCCGCGTCGCCGTCGTCGGTGAAGGTGCTGCCGGGGAAGTACGTGTCGGCGAGTGTCACGAGCAAGCCGGGTAAGAACGGGGCCGAGAACATCACGCTCTCGGCGTCGGGACTTCCCGAGGGCGCCAAGGCCACGTTCCAGCCTGCCACGATCAAGGCGGGCGAGGTGGCGAAACTGACCATCGAGACCGCGTCCGGAACCCCGGAAAAGGCTTACCAGGTCACGATTTCGGGTAAGGGCACCACCGAGACGGCGACCGCCGGGCTCACCCTCACCGTCGGGGCGGGCGAACCTCCCGTCGGCGATCTGAAGGTGACCGTGAACCCGTCGTCCGGGTCCGGGCGCGCGGGTTCGCTGGTGAGCGCCACCGTCACCGCGACCGGTGGCAGCGGTTCGATCACGCTGTCCGCCAGTGGTTCCGGGCTGCCGATCAACCCGATGTTCTCACCGCAGAGCGTGTCGAGCGGCGGCAGTTCGACCATGCAGGTCTTCGCGCCGTTCAAACCGGGGACGTACCCGGTCACGGTGACCGCCAAGGACAGCGGCGGCAAGACCGCGACCACCACGTACACCCTCACCGTCCAGTGA
- a CDS encoding helix-turn-helix transcriptional regulator: protein MPTIGAAPVFVARDAELAELVRVTSSPPSVAVVEGEPGVGRSRLLAELAAHPGIASRVVWSARCGSFARPCRLAPLVDALLGKSEVAAAHAADFSPVTGVLRRLIPEWSPWLPPFPENADAETVRQQEFRAVREVLTGCGPAVLMLDDVHCADDDTWEFLRGLAASPAPRLSVVLSSVTYGPRRFPPMRETAAYLSLPAFTSVQVRTLLDATFGRCAPDFAEAAHRRTSGIAVDLTALVQSVGDTAESLSADRLASAAAPPVVRGRIDGLMAAIGPAARDVVRAAAVLGSSAGEADLGAVAASSSGEIPGAVTEAVEAGLLRDLGRGRYVSGSPLIAEAVYALLPGPQRCAMHGRAAARLASGTEPFASLIARHARLAGDLVAWTQWTGVAVDNAIEDGRTEEASRLLEAALRDADLPRTARESFAVRLGRELPRSIAHAGTVRLLREILREWPLSKAARGEIRVHLGQVLINQVGKVEAGRLEIELGAADLGRRQALLARGLVTLALPHIGTVPVEENFRWLDEAEQVSKGEHDAGLLAAIAANRLSARMQIADPEAWEDIAALPRAPESAEVCRQVARTYINLADAVAWNGHYPVARAYLTTARRLIRDDHQPYLDALADGTELRLDLAMGEWSSVAEKARAMLTRVDKDSSLAAEPLLVLGWYEYGQHRPTAALRSFDAAFALSAGSVPVQASAYAGRVAVHQAGKDLQAARRLAEYGLETVRRKNNWVWAAELMPFAVRTMLGLGQHVEARELLAEYRQGIDGKDTPVANAAALLCRGMLTQARGETLAAGDLLLGAARAYHALPLPYFAAYADELGAGCFLEAGERERAVASFTTAETAYASLGAAVDALRCRRSLRRCDPEMPRRGRKGYGETLSPRELEVARLAARNLTNREIGERLFLSPRTVEIHVGRALRKLGLPSRTVLTDDLLRDASGEGSKTA from the coding sequence ATGCCGACGATCGGTGCGGCACCGGTGTTCGTGGCCCGCGACGCCGAACTGGCCGAACTGGTGCGCGTCACCTCGAGCCCGCCGTCGGTCGCCGTCGTCGAGGGCGAACCGGGTGTGGGCCGGAGCCGTCTGCTCGCAGAACTGGCCGCCCACCCCGGGATCGCGTCGCGCGTGGTCTGGTCCGCCCGCTGTGGTTCGTTCGCGCGGCCGTGCCGCCTGGCGCCCTTGGTCGACGCGCTGCTCGGGAAGAGTGAGGTGGCCGCCGCCCACGCGGCGGATTTCTCCCCGGTGACCGGCGTCCTGCGGCGGCTGATCCCCGAATGGTCGCCGTGGCTGCCGCCGTTCCCGGAGAACGCGGACGCCGAGACCGTCCGGCAGCAGGAATTCCGCGCCGTGCGCGAAGTCCTGACCGGCTGCGGTCCGGCGGTCCTGATGCTCGACGACGTCCACTGCGCCGACGACGACACGTGGGAGTTCCTGCGCGGGCTCGCGGCGTCCCCCGCGCCGCGGCTGAGCGTGGTGCTCAGCTCGGTGACGTACGGACCGCGGCGATTCCCGCCGATGCGCGAGACCGCCGCGTATCTCTCGCTTCCCGCGTTCACCTCCGTCCAGGTGCGGACGCTGCTGGACGCGACCTTCGGCCGCTGTGCGCCGGATTTCGCCGAAGCGGCGCACCGGCGGACGTCCGGGATCGCCGTCGACCTGACCGCGCTGGTGCAGAGCGTCGGTGACACGGCCGAGTCGCTTTCGGCGGACAGACTGGCGTCGGCGGCCGCGCCACCGGTCGTGCGCGGCCGGATCGACGGGCTGATGGCGGCGATCGGCCCGGCCGCGCGGGACGTCGTCCGCGCGGCCGCGGTGCTGGGATCGTCCGCCGGGGAAGCGGATCTGGGCGCGGTGGCGGCATCCTCGTCCGGAGAGATCCCGGGCGCGGTCACCGAAGCCGTGGAAGCGGGACTGCTGCGGGATCTCGGACGAGGCCGATACGTCTCGGGGAGCCCGCTGATCGCCGAAGCCGTCTACGCGTTGCTCCCCGGCCCGCAGCGGTGCGCGATGCACGGTCGCGCGGCCGCCCGGCTCGCCTCCGGCACGGAACCGTTCGCGTCGCTCATCGCCCGGCACGCGCGGCTGGCGGGCGATCTCGTCGCGTGGACACAGTGGACCGGTGTCGCCGTCGACAACGCCATCGAAGACGGCCGGACCGAGGAAGCGAGCCGTCTGCTCGAAGCGGCTTTGCGGGACGCCGACCTGCCGAGGACGGCACGCGAGTCGTTCGCCGTCCGGCTCGGCAGGGAGCTGCCGCGCAGTATCGCCCACGCCGGCACTGTCCGGCTGCTGCGGGAGATCCTGCGCGAATGGCCGCTGAGCAAGGCCGCGCGGGGCGAGATCCGGGTCCATCTCGGTCAGGTGCTGATCAACCAGGTCGGCAAGGTCGAAGCGGGCAGGCTCGAGATCGAACTGGGCGCGGCCGACCTCGGCAGGCGGCAGGCGCTGCTCGCCAGGGGGCTGGTCACGTTGGCGCTGCCGCATATCGGGACGGTGCCGGTCGAGGAGAACTTCCGCTGGCTCGACGAAGCCGAACAGGTGAGCAAGGGGGAACACGACGCCGGGCTGCTCGCCGCGATCGCGGCCAACCGGCTTTCGGCGCGGATGCAGATCGCCGATCCGGAGGCCTGGGAGGACATCGCGGCCCTGCCGCGGGCGCCGGAATCGGCCGAGGTCTGCCGCCAGGTGGCCCGGACCTACATCAACCTCGCCGACGCGGTGGCGTGGAACGGGCACTATCCGGTCGCGCGGGCCTATCTCACGACAGCGCGGCGGCTGATCCGCGACGACCACCAGCCCTATCTCGACGCACTCGCCGACGGCACCGAACTCCGGCTGGATCTCGCGATGGGGGAGTGGTCGAGCGTCGCCGAGAAGGCGCGGGCGATGCTGACGCGGGTCGACAAGGACAGTTCGCTCGCCGCCGAGCCGCTGCTCGTGCTCGGCTGGTACGAGTACGGGCAACACCGGCCGACGGCGGCACTGCGCAGTTTCGACGCGGCGTTCGCGCTTTCCGCGGGCAGTGTCCCGGTGCAGGCGTCGGCCTACGCGGGCCGCGTCGCGGTCCACCAGGCGGGCAAGGATCTGCAGGCCGCCCGGCGTCTGGCCGAGTACGGCCTGGAGACCGTGCGGCGCAAGAACAACTGGGTCTGGGCGGCCGAACTGATGCCGTTCGCCGTGCGCACCATGCTCGGGCTGGGGCAGCATGTCGAGGCGCGAGAACTGCTCGCGGAATACCGGCAGGGCATCGACGGCAAGGACACACCGGTCGCCAACGCGGCGGCGCTGCTGTGCCGGGGCATGCTCACCCAAGCCCGCGGCGAGACGCTCGCCGCGGGCGATCTGCTGCTCGGCGCCGCGCGGGCCTATCACGCGCTGCCTTTGCCGTATTTCGCCGCCTACGCCGACGAACTCGGGGCCGGATGCTTCTTGGAAGCCGGTGAACGGGAGCGTGCCGTCGCCTCTTTCACCACCGCGGAGACGGCGTACGCGAGCCTCGGCGCCGCCGTGGACGCGCTCCGCTGCCGCCGGTCACTGCGCCGCTGTGATCCGGAGATGCCCCGGCGCGGCCGCAAAGGGTACGGCGAAACGCTGTCGCCGAGGGAACTCGAGGTCGCCCGGCTCGCCGCCCGGAACCTCACCAACCGGGAGATCGGCGAGCGGCTGTTCCTGTCGCCGCGGACGGTCGAGATCCACGTCGGGCGCGCGCTGCGCAAACTGGGGCTGCCTTCGCGCACCGTCCTGACGGACGACCTGCTCCGCGACGCGTCCGGCGAGGGTTCCAAAACCGCCTGA
- a CDS encoding papain-like cysteine protease family protein: MKTSFRRGLATACAGVAAMVALQAPASAAPVITAATTIPIKMQAQEKSNWCWDASGNTIAAWWGHSISQTKFCQVAHNESGSDCANNQGYLSDQQRVFRWLGFSNVGTYSSSGQTLSFASIKGQVDARQPIGTRIGWRNGGGHMHVLYGYDNTNGATTVYYGDPWGSSPRYNQMSYNAYRSNNSFTWTHTVYGIKD, from the coding sequence GTGAAGACCTCATTCAGGCGCGGGCTGGCCACGGCCTGCGCCGGTGTCGCCGCGATGGTCGCCCTCCAGGCGCCCGCCTCCGCGGCGCCCGTGATCACGGCGGCCACCACGATCCCGATCAAGATGCAGGCGCAGGAGAAGAGCAACTGGTGCTGGGACGCCAGCGGCAACACCATCGCCGCCTGGTGGGGGCACAGCATCTCCCAGACGAAGTTCTGCCAGGTCGCGCACAACGAGTCCGGTTCGGACTGTGCGAACAACCAGGGCTACCTGAGCGATCAGCAGCGCGTGTTCCGCTGGCTCGGGTTCAGCAACGTCGGCACCTACAGCTCGTCGGGCCAGACGCTGAGCTTCGCCTCGATCAAGGGGCAGGTCGACGCACGGCAGCCGATCGGCACCCGGATCGGCTGGCGCAACGGTGGCGGCCACATGCACGTGCTCTACGGCTACGACAACACCAATGGCGCGACGACGGTCTACTACGGCGACCCGTGGGGTTCGAGCCCCCGCTACAACCAGATGAGCTACAACGCCTATCGGTCCAACAACTCGTTCACCTGGACCCACACCGTCTACGGGATCAAGGACTGA